A single genomic interval of Oncorhynchus gorbuscha isolate QuinsamMale2020 ecotype Even-year linkage group LG25, OgorEven_v1.0, whole genome shotgun sequence harbors:
- the LOC124014133 gene encoding suppressor APC domain-containing protein 1-like: protein MAYPQCPAPGSYTMVIIPLRSSLYSLDALRFYLWIKRLKNLEREQDSLWTGLQVLEQARLWYRHRLESNRSRQANVRTGAGARAEVWGGAGVSSCLLRSQIQRVNGSLGSLMIEPNVTRCPSSPKRDGVEVSDNELRWQNTVLVQEVSEKNVQISLLELERDRLLQELSVHLGVEV from the exons ATGGCCTACCCTCAGTGCCCAGCCCCTGGGTCCTACACCATGGTCATCATCCCTCTCCGGAGCAGCCTCTACAGTCTTGACGCCCTACGCTTCTACCTATGg ATTAAGAGGCTAAAGAACTTGGAGAGGGAGCAGGACTCTCTGTGGACCGGGCTGCAGGTTCTGGAGCAAGCCCGACTATGGTACCGTCATAGACTGGAGAGCAACAGATCCAGGCAGGCTAACGTGCGCACCGGGGCTGGAGCTAGGGCAGAGGTGTGGGGAGGAGCG GGGGTGTCATCGTGCCTCCTGCGGTCTCAGATCCAGAGGGTGAATGGATCTCTGGGTAGTCTGATGATTGAGCCCAACGTAACCAGGTGTCCCTCCTCTCCGAAGAGGGACGGGGTCGAGGTATCAGACAATGAGCTACGGTGGCAGAACACGGTACTGGTACAG GAGGTGAGCGAGAAGAATGTTCAAATCTCCCTGTTGGAGCTGGAGAGAGATCGCCTTTTGCAAGAGCTGAGTGTGCATCTTGGTGTGGAAGTGTAG